A single window of Lutzomyia longipalpis isolate SR_M1_2022 chromosome 1, ASM2433408v1 DNA harbors:
- the LOC129794082 gene encoding uncharacterized protein LOC129794082, with translation MGEEMVSSISQESVVLSDTRTQQARSTGQAYAIPAHYSNTYSMSKSCSTATDDTDNVIYTDINDLYGNVRKYGVKSPVAGNSVSQFKGGATVSTTSVNRADDLYATVNRKTKTINRINAAAVAAAEAAAAAEKKRKSDEFLGDTSRGYANVSHLTNGQVDLYAKRYEDSGYTDQQGSGGGYATKKEQAYVEGQSQTLPRNGEKIETVQTYDYSARHSLGNIRPNYELYLATKTIDSDVEGSVLGKKNSSERLEYELSSANIYSTLQYKMFDGGDTGKDSWLKSASCKELYDCNFEESGEVKRKAGDFTYINAFDREFLSSDRIDSPITRYDEANRSLYVNKNHSVDVNGDFPILESKVYSSSYPGSTYNTVDHANRRGQYYQHQFDFHGSHDDVSHDSYELLEKSDDELYARIKHDHSEPHSRSCSLDSGNYILTDDESVSESAFLKYRTGDMKSRSEADIMDDLFLNEDPRDLPREKLCVKSDGSFYNKIKHQIGSRTSSQESRSDYYESKISKSSDSSKKSKDSVYHTDSKKSRETLKSKHSDRSDYNSRASSQESKESFGEGLLKNYEMPTTTGKKIKSLGKLVAKQYERNSSQESKSDYYDAKMSLPSLERSSVDGSEDVDSDRGGYSKIKVKSHDSLLTEMKSSNFYNSQSNYSTFPSNKTHKTSHVHSISLQNVEIERNARSFSYRSNENTPNRHSESQATQTQNLWSKAVEDESDDFDKEGSSFDREFRRKSDSDNIFSFDKDRIESLTQSSMESTTAVPEVNKKSPDYPLTPELMSEFDKLKIDSPHVINVKSTRKEELMAKTHFEEYNPKMILDSVSHGSGSSNPLSYIHPTVERTKSDPNSLANRSRLGSNSRRHVLMHQKSIDLTPADSSDEEYFYKQIPSAPPLCQTHRSHFEIPKSYDVPVAASDIPKSGFEMPSSFFKEYEKRCGKAVKEDIPYVLHKRHIMNGTAPSPNEGKFPKHQKPKSPKSPKSPRSPKSPKTMDGKDLTKERKHDLLSADILPDLLDNIETDTGKGFLFTQNIDLSKVDPVTLEVDKTAAVIQLSSPKRDITKKLDPKMLEALNSKLSQIESDSGSTESFAREAKALKIGEVKLPELFYQVEPPTPTKKEISIAKRLLKPRVAPKAGKPYGKGKNKAKIRITSFSSDDESLDSDDVFGSTEATPTKLEFSPPQSRKEIEPILRIEQDRLINAWGRGQTMSSTEIEGSPPQQRRLADLESRYHTNASVDPPYTNQSELRRISERSISIPSSEEEGTITRRAETTQIYHMTETIPSPILESCEFLRTDDEVYETCKEDRENDDDLAYTLITKKDFAKADAKQRTKLIEELIDSSIVMRSKGHAPILFAHARLNLSEGSAFASLQRQKATQDSPDSGRRAKSLDTPVISLHRLPPMNAFSSKDDTVGFEEEAEILEEKSLSREPTIREDEDLAESVHSCVDSLPSAKSRPKTSQGNFDILKKILIDEEERELLNRLRYIEKIALQGVKIKEKRKSKLKLKSGDHLILDIPKYRFDPFSSGNSSRKTSPGVSRASSVESTGKAKKKPDSLALKPTGTTPKKAATKSRSVETSRTRVSGFLTNQKSLPDIKKSGSKEKLLAPHEDGVKRARSQESVKRNNSKEKPRRLSKDKSRSQEENEIDIAKRKERQQKLYESAMKQTINLLSPVKDSLPPFPAPEDKISVKTEGDKIIIETEIRSKAEDHVFIAKSPKKLDTSLVKFSRSFDDTCKTTEKLDKANRSFEDRNKSMEEASDKSDIGEDFILKSPRKIMRSQELKRQIEGSVVHKKFEGKSKSLEKRSEQIHQYLDIETKTRSLDKNFELHGPMQDVDASKQKVVQVDVHRGSRVDSSDSDRKRKSTDSSESKSTTTTSSTSKSWTSLDDSRISRGKQDRNGERRSLSQTDQLAEEVDMQAIISERRNLDLLKRQSLPSEDAKDSEDKSPGPLSKGNSEESLTSVSDLKPPIDVRSNLPHRVPTIECEEPSIEEDAEDEKTLKPEKESTLLKLSLERSRSDETASWKTIECEEYVGSIGTDASDASKASTLKGDPSLHMQNTLEDAKDSNFLEPDDFDMNIIVTPPDSSPLVEKMPLPGTPMDEKKSELSRKRSDMLRITVERSRSSDTGSSWTSGEKDTSPVRGKGSDKGSMDEESSVSCSISRPLGISLDNFEPVDQQRCKELRDAMLKKEADSQQKQETIRTPTRERKASTPTLEKQSPIDLESGSELDQDPIEMKIDQILARDDSLESSSGTSLSMGNSKIKIIKTSADNVHKKLCRMSGDGSRSPDRSVAADTKKLVATRLSSSNGKSSLDSKSSLESKGSISVDSKGSFETESSSGSLGAAQRRGELIQKEQQSTWKAFPIESSGSSSIEENWAPPDQESYEKYDVTVQRGVDDFSSFKPALEKKESSPDEMKESDSSAQDDLSDFTTNFGYPAMTSGLGLSINPTDILGYGTSFALGRTLSRISERSTNSEKSSMEDDLSKGSTHSGSIRDESVVSTDHQTSFSSDPPSNTNLAYISDADRRTSAEMPDIPCDSATVDRLSDLYAGGGGGSSSSSGKQTGRFSVSHIDDGVERFKREHRPTMIDFSNAGGSQDSEDWPLPEIPYDHVPVAKVPLATDTRPIPKTFGWRHSMSMQSQDSENWPSPPDSGELDTPIVESVETFYLSEPQSATQVMVDSFTDHTPDDHDDSENRTLNEDDQLSKDLQRSPTISVVLPYEETAYMSSQTEYSSDPVTCLSSTFGSASCLRSTIDVCSARNTFTSSKDIHPSDKVIISQPTRTPQNQSPSSLDDDFGLADDVFGPGTVKIEISPDDTHLSDILTDKLSRGSNNSDTSLDDILSGSTFVDETVRRNLEPRLSSGSCKKCSHSSHSEEETSSLGTDLDGTVKMGLQQKKCTHSSHSEDTSIGLSISEWSTGTNTVRQYANLSGSDSLSAVSNHSTGAKSEKSNHTKSSVSSINKSTESLNEKSGSLSGSKNKFSCENASTEGAKYEVFSNSEISSTTTKSDDTTLTLTEMAQSITEWSTSSSKTLVAQVDYPDYGGEYKVDKKTLSIEYMPLKPPKVVKKQSPPNEEKEAKKVKKTSSNESPPEDRPQRVSYPPPRIVDMEAKPQFRKQVAESSVASKRKSLELMSQRYQSQDIASESENLPRTLAPVDEQPEGGGGIRSLLTREPSPFDKPLIKHHSYDDKTLSKSQIREYKSSKVKQSRSFHEHMISPGEFQKIDEEKLSSSTTTHNSETTSTDNSSPMPSRAGKLIQCVPHYSSSLSSDSPPIQQLQKPPRKSSIPRNATPKSPSSGNDTDSSVDFRQQQDPKLRTRGYRKRKQVPAKRTRLDRVPLEQQESSECSEGCFQEVDSGSSDMSRREYCEHEYIQYVEEEPEQGLPEEEEEEDVRYESYPGPSFSARFESLDMTEGNVDEMGFPKYDRLGHITKPMYRQQETPSPSSMPPIKPQRQRKRGLKREDSTAVASTSAESLTNRRRPDYITEGSQEMSFPEDIFYSSEYGGIEYAGFSTQIHVQRKVELPYPDFLSDQEEILDYPHIQLPTNQSGESEKSFDESEFDIRTVPPPMFLGESEELSDN, from the coding sequence ATGGGGGAGGAGATGGTCTCCTCTATCAGCCAGGAGAGTGTTGTCCTTTCGGACACTCGCACTCAACAGGCGCGTTCAACGGGCCAAGCTTATGCCATCCCAGCCCATTATAGCAATACGTATTCGATGTCTAAGTCCTGCAGCACCGCCACAGATGACACTGATAATGTTATATACACAGATATTAATGATCTCTATgggaacgttagaaaatacgGGGTAAAGTCACCCGTAGCGGGTAATTCAGTAAGTCAATTTAAGGGGGGTGCCACAGTGTCGACGACATCGGTCAATCGTGCTGATGATCTCTATGCCACAGTCAATCGAAAGACGAAGACAATTAATAGAATTAATGCGGCTGCTGTTGCGGCTGCCGAAGCTGCAGCAGCAGcggagaagaagagaaaatccgATGAATTTCTCGGTGATACTTCTCGTGGGTATGCCAATGTTAGTCACCTGACTAATGGTCAGGTTGATTTGTATGCAAAACGATACGAAGATTCGGGCTACACTGATCAGCAGGGTAGTGGTGGTGGGTATGCTACGAAGAAGGAGCAAGCTTACGTAGAGGGTCAGTCGCAAACTTTACCACGCAatggggagaaaattgaaacagTTCAAACCTACGACTACAGTGCTCGACATTCTCTTGGAAATATTCGTCCCAACTACGAATTATATTTAGCCACAAAGACAATTGATTCCGACGTTGAGGGTTCAGTTTTGGGTAAGAAGAATTCATCTGAACGTCTTGAGTATGAACTTTCAAGTGCAAATATCTACTCAACACTTCAGTATAAAATGTTCGATGGAGGTGATACAGGAAAGGATTCGTGGCTCAAGAGTGCATCCTGCAAGGAGCTGTATGATTGCAATTTTGAGGAAAGTGGAGAAGTTAAACGTAAGGCAGGTGATTTCACGTACATTAATGCATTTGATAGAGAATTCCTCTCATCGGATCGTATTGATTCACCGATCACACGCTACGATGAAGCCAATAGATCTCTCTATGTTAACAAAAATCACTCTGTCGATGTTAATGGGGATTTCCCGATTCTTGAGTCAAAAGTCTACTCTTCCAGTTATCCAGGAAGTACCTACAATACGGTTGATCATGCTAATAGACGTGGGCAGTACTATCAGCATCAATTTGACTTCCACGGATCTCATGATGATGTTTCCCATGATAGTTATGAACTTCTTGAGAAGTCCGACGACGAACTCTACGCAAGGATTAAGCATGATCATTCTGAGCCTCATTCCCGATCGTGTTCTCTGGACTCTGGCAACTACATCCTCACAGATGATGAGAGTGTGAGTGAGTCTGCCTTCCTCAAGTATCGCACTGGGGATATGAAGAGTCGTAGTGAGGCTGATATAATGGATGATTTATTCCTCAATGAGGATCCACGAGATTTGCCACGTGAGAAGCTCTGCGTTAAGTCCGATGGAAGTTTCTACAACAAGATTAAACATCAAATTGGTTCACGTACATCAAGTCAGGAGTCTCGTAGTGATTACTACGAGTCCAAAATTTCAAAGAGTAGTGATTCAAGTAAAAAATCCAAGGATAGCGTCTACCATACGGATAGCAAGAAATCCAGAGAAACCCTAAAGAGCAAACATTCAGATCGTTCGGATTACAATTCACGCGCATCGAGTCAGGAGAGCAAGGAATCCTTTGGGGAGGGTTTGCTGAAAAATTACGAAATGCCCACAACGActgggaagaaaattaagagtTTGGGCAAATTGGTGGCGAAGCAGTATGAAAGGAATTCAAGTCAGGAATCAAAGAGTGATTACTACGATGCCAAAATGTCACTACCCAGCTTGGAAAGATCTTCCGTGGATGGGAGTGAAGATGTTGATAGTGATCGTGGGGGGTACAGCAAGATCAAGGTGAAGAGTCACGATAGTCTCTTGACGGAGATGAAATCGAGCAATTTCTATAATTCACAGAGCAACTACTCAACATTCCCAAGCAATAAGACTCACAAAACATCACACGTTCATTCGATAAGTTTGCAAAATGTTGAGATTGAGCGCAATGCGCGATCTTTCTCATATCGATCCAATGAAAATACTCCCAATCGTCATTCGGAGAGTCAAGCCACACAGACACAGAATCTCTGGTCTAAGGCTGTAGAGGATGAAAGTGATGATTTCGATAAGGAAGGAAGTTCATTTGATAGGGAATTTAGGCGCAAATCTGATAGTGATAACATCTTCAGTTTCGACAAAGATCGAATTGAATCACTTACTCAGTCTTCAATGGAATCCACAACTGCTGTACCGGAGGTGAATAAGAAGAGCCCAGACTATCCGCTAACTCCTGAACTTATGTCTGAATTTGATAAACTCAAAATTGATTCACCGCACGTGATTAATGTAAAATCAACAAGGAAGGAGGAATTAATGGCTAAAACACATTTCGAAGAATATAATCCCAAAATGATCCTTGACAGTGTCTCTCATGGATCAGGATCATCAAATCCACTCAGCTACATCCACCCAACCGTTGAGAGGACAAAGAGTGATCCCAATTCTTTGGCTAATCGATCGCGTTTGGGATCAAATTCTCGGCGTCATGTGTTGATGCATCagaaatcaattgatttaacTCCAGCCGATTCAAGTGATGAGGAATATTTCTACAAGCAAATTCCCAGTGCTCCACCACTCTGTCAGACCCATAGGAGTCATTTTGAAATCCCTAAAAGCTACGATGTCCCAGTTGCAGCATCAGATATTCCGAAGTCTGGTTTTGAGATGCCAAGTAGTTTCTTTAAGGAGTACGAAAAGAGGTGCGGTAAAGCAGTCAAGGAGGATATTCCGTATGTTTTGCATAAGAGGCACATAATGAATGGCACAGCTCCTTCGCCCAATGAAGGGAAATTCCCGAAACATCAAAAACCAAAGAGTCCAAAATCACCAAAGTCTCCACGATCACCGAAATCGCCCAAAACCATGGATGGTAAAGATCTCACGAAGGAGAGGAAACACGATCTCCTATCAGCTGATATCCTTCCGGATCTCTTGGACAACATTGAGACAGATACGGgaaaaggatttctttttacGCAGAATATTGATCTGTCTAAAGTTGATCCTGTAACACTTGAGGTTGACAAAACAGCAGCAGTTATTCAACTATCAAGCCCAAAAAGGGATATAACGAAGAAGTTGGATCCTAAAATGCTGGAAGCTCTCAATAGCAAACTTTCACAGATTGAGAGTGATTCTGGGAGTACAGAGAGCTTTGCTCGAGAGgcaaaagctctaaaaattgGCGAAGTTAAACTACCCGAATTATTCTATCAAGTTGAACCACCAACACCAACTAAGAAAGAAATCTCCATTGCTAAGAGACTACTTAAACCGCGTGTAGCCCCGAAAGCAGGAAAACCCTATGGCAAGGGGAAAAATAAGGCTAAGATTAGAATAACATCATTCAGTTCAGATGATGAGAGTTTGGATTCGGATGATGTTTTCGGCTCAACGGAAGCAACACCGacaaaattggaattttctccgCCACAGTCGAGAAAGGAGATTGAACCAATTTTGAGAATTGAACAGGACAGACTTATAAATGCCTGGGGACGAGGGCAAACTATGAGTTCAACTGAAATTGAAGGATCTCCTCCGCAGCAGCGTCGTCTCGCTGATTTGGAAAGTCGCTACCATACTAATGCATCAGTTGATCCACCGTATACGAATCAGTCGGAGCTTCGAAGGATTTCTGAACGTTCAATTTCAATTCCAAGTTCCGAGGAAGAAGGAACGATAACACGCAGAGCTGAAACAACTCAAATCTACCACATGACCGAAACTATTCCCTCGCCAATCCTGGAAAGTTGTGAATTCCTCAGAACTGACGATGAGGTGTATGAAACTTGCAAGGAAGATAgggaaaatgatgatgatttGGCGTACACACTGATTACTAAAAAGGACTTTGCAAAGGCTGATGCAAAGCAACGGACGAAACTTATTGAGGAATTAATTGATTCATCAATTGTAATGCGCTCAAAAGGACACGCACCTATCCTATTTGCTCATGCAAGACTTAATCTATCTGAGGGCTCTGCATTTGCATCCTTGCAGCGTCAAAAAGCCACACAAGATTCCCCAGATTCAGGGAGAAGGGCTAAAAGTCTCGACACTCCCGTGATTTCTCTTCATCGTCTTCCACCGATGAATGCTTTCTCTTCAAAGGACGATACAGTTGGATTTGAGGAAGAAGCAGAAATTCTTGAAGAGAAGTCACTGAGCAGAGAACCAACCATCCGTGAGGATGAAGATCTTGCTGAGAGCGTTCATTCGTGCGTGGATTCCCTTCCAAGTGCAAAGAGTCGACCAAAAACGAGTCAAGGAAATTTTGATatccttaagaaaattctaattgatgaagaagaaCGAGAATTGTTGAATAGACTTAGGTACATCGAGAAAATTGCCCTGCAGggtgtaaaaataaaagaaaaacgtaaATCAAAGTTGAAGCTAAAAAGTGGTGATCATCTAATTTTGGACATTCCAAAATATCGATTTGATCCTTTCAGTTCAGGCAATAGTTCACGAAAAACGTCGCCAGGTGTAAGTAGGGCCAGTAGTGTTGAGAGTACTGGGAAAGCTAAGAAAAAGCCAGATAGTTTGGCGTTGAAACCAACGGGTACAACACCTAAGAAGGCAGCAACAAAATCACGATCAGTTGAGACATCAAGGACGAGAGTTTCAGGTTTTTTAACAAATCAAAAATCTCTGCCAGATATTAAAAAATCCGGATCAAAGGAGAAACTCTTAGCCCCGCATGAAGATGGTGTAAAACGCGCAAGGAGTCAGGAATcggtaaaaagaaataattcaaaggaGAAACCTCGAAGATTGAGCAAGGATAAGAGTCGTTCACAGGAAGAGAATGAAATTGATATTGCAAAGCGTAAGGAACGACAACAGAAACTCTATGAATCTGCTATGAAGCAGACAATTAATTTGCTGAGTCCTGTTAAGGATTCTCTACCACCTTTTCCTGCTCCTGAAGAtaaaatttcagtgaaaactgaaggagataaaattataattgaaaCTGAGATTAGGAGCAAGGCGGAAGATCATGTCTTTATTGCAAAATCTCCGAAGAAATTGGACACGTctcttgtgaaattcagcCGAAGTTTTGATGATACATGCAAAACAACTGAAAAACTGGACAAAGCCAATAGAAGCTTTGAGGatagaaataaatcaatggaGGAGGCTTCAGATAAATCAGATATTGGGGaagattttattctaaaatcacCCAGGAAGATTATGAGAAGTCAGGAGTTGAAGAGACAAATAGAGGGTTCAGTTGTGCATAAGAAGTTTGAAGGGAAATCAAAGAGTTTGGAAAAGCGCTCAGagcaaattcatcaatatctGGACATTGAGACGAAAACTCGTAGTTTGgataagaattttgaattacaCGGCCCAATGCAGGATGTTGATGCTTCAAAGCAAAAGGTTGTTCAAGTTGATGTTCATCGTGGAAGCCGTGTTGATTCTTCAGATAGCGATCGTAAGAGAAAGTCTACAGATAGCAGTGAGAGTAAATCAACTACAACGACTAGCAGTACGTCCAAATCTTGGACTTCGCTCGATGATAGTCGAATTTCACGCGGGAAACAAGATAGAAATGGCGAAAGAAGATCTCTTTCGCAAACTGACCAACTTGCTGAAGAAGTTGATATGCAGGCAATTATTTCTGAACGCAGAAATTTAGATTTACTCAAGAGACAATCACTTCCATCGGAAGATGCCAAAGACAGCGAAGATAAATCCCCTGGGCCACTATCAAAGGGAAATAGTGAAGAATCATTAACTTCTGTGAGTGATTTGAAGCCTCCAATTGATGTGAGAAGTAATCTCCCGCACAGAGTTCCAACAATCGAATGCGAAGAACCGTCTATTGAGGAAGATGCTGAAGATGAGAAAACACTTAAACCCGAAAAAGAGAGCACACTGCTGAAATTGAGTCTTGAACGGAGTCGAAGTGATGAGACTGCATCGTGGAAAACCATTGAATGTGAAGAGTATGTTGGTAGTATTGGGACTGATGCATCAGATGCATCAAAAGCATCAACACTAAAAGGAGATCCATCACTTCACATGCAGAATACCCTTGAAGATGCAAAGGATTCAAATTTTCTCGAACCTGACGATTTCGATATGAACATTATTGTAACTCCTCCTGATTCGAGTCCTCTCGTGGAGAAAATGCCCCTTCCTGGAACCCCcatggatgaaaaaaaatccgaacTATCCCGCAAGCGTAGTGATATGCTACGAATAACAGTTGAGAGGTCAAGGAGTTCAGATACAGGATCTTCATGGACGAGCGGTGAGAAGGATACGAGTCCTGTGCGTGGGAAAGGAAGTGATAAGGGATCAATGGATGAGGAATCCAGTGTTAGCTGTTCAATTTCGCGCCCTTTGGGCATTTCTCTGGACAATTTTGAACCTGTCGATCAGCAACGGTGTAAGGAGCTTCGCGATGCAATGCTGAAGAAAGAAGCGGATTCCCAACAGAAACAGGAAACAATTCGTACACCCACGCGGGAAAGAAAAGCCTCAACACCTACGCTTGAGAAGCAGAGCCCAATTGATCTTGAATCAGGCTCTGAACTCGATCAAGATccaattgagatgaaaattgatcaaatcTTAGCGAGGGATGATAGCTTGGAATCTAGTTCAGGGACATCACTCTCAATGGGAAatagcaaaattaaaattataaaaacatCTGCAGACAATGTTCATAAGAAGCTGTGTCGTATGTCTGGGGATGGTAGTAGGTCCCCAGATCGAAGTGTTGCAGCTGATACAAAAAAGTTAGTTGCCACACGGCTCTCCAGCAGTAATGGAAAAAGTTCTCTCGATAGTAAATCGAGCTTAGAATCCAAAGGATCAATAAGTGTGGATTCGAAAGGATCATTTGAAACTGAAAGTAGTTCAGGATCTCTTGGGGCGGCTCAGAGGAGGGGAGAGCTAATACAAAAAGAGCAACAATCTACGTGGAAAGCTTTCCCAATTGAGAGTTCAGGAAGTTCAagtattgaggaaaattgggCACCGCCGGACCAGGAGAGCTATGAAAAGTACGATGTGACTGTACAGCGAGGtgttgatgatttttcatcattcaaaCCAGCTCTTGAGAAGAAGGAATCCTCCCCAGATGAAATGAAAGAGAGTGATTCAAGTGCTCAAGATGATTTGAGTGATTTTACGACAAACTTTGGGTATCCCGCAATGACGAGTGGACTGGGATTGAGTATAAATCCAACAGATATTTTGGGATATGGAACATCATTTGCCCTTGGAAGGACCCTCTCGAGGATTTCGGAGAGGAGTACAAATTCCGAGAAATCCAGCATGGAGGATGATCTCAGCAAAGGATCCACCCACTCTGGAAGTATTAGGGATGAATCTGTTGTATCTACAGACCATCAGACGAGTTTTAGTTCTGATCCACCTAGCAATACTAATTTGGCCTACATCTCCGATGCTGATCGACGAACAAGTGCAGAAATGCCTGATATTCCTTGCGATTCAGCAACTGTGGATCGTCTATCGGATTTGTATGCTGGCGGTGGAGGTGGAAGCTCCTCGTCGAGTGGAAAGCAAACTGGGAGATTTTCAGTAAGTCACATAGATGATGGTGTTGAGAGATTTAAAAGGGAACATCGACCAACAATGATTGATTTCTCAAATGCTGGTGGTAGTCAAGATTCAGAAGATTGGCCTCTACCGGAGATTCCCTATGATCATGTGCCCGTTGCAAAGGTTCCCCTTGCAACGGATACCAGGCCCATTCCTAAAACATTCGGCTGGCGACATAGCATGTCTATGCAGTCTCAAGATTCAGAGAATTGGCCATCTCCACCAGATAGTGGTGAACTCGATACGCCCATTGTAGAAAGTGTGGAAACTTTCTATTTGAGCGAACCACAGAGCGCCACCCAAGTGATGGTTGATTCTTTCACTGATCACACACCAGATGATCACGATGATAGTGAGAATAGAACTCTCAATGAAGATGATCAACTGTCAAAGGATCTACAGAGATCTCCAACAATTTCGGTTGTTCTTCCCTACGAGGAAACTGCTTACATGTCATCACAAACAGAGTACTCAAGTGATCCTGTGACTTGCCTCTCGAGTACTTTTGGTTCGGCTTCTTGTCTCAGAAGTACAATTGATGTTTGCAGCGCTAGAAATACTTTTACATCCTCCAAGGATATTCATCCAAGTGATAAGGTTATTATATCACAACCAACTAGAACACCACAGAATCAGAGTCCTAGTTCACTTGATGATGATTTCGGGTTGGCAGATGATGTCTTCGGTCCTGGAACTGTTAAGATTGAAATTTCTCCAGATGACACACACTTGTCGGATATTCTTACAGATAAATTATCCCGAGGATCAAATAATTCTGACACTTCTCTCGATGATATCCTTTCGGGATCTACTTTTGTAGATGAAACTGTGAGAAGGAATCTAGAGCCAAGGCTGAGTAGTGGTTCGTGTAAGAAATGCAGCCATAGTAGTCATTCAGAGGAAGAGACGAGTTCCTTAGGGACTGATCTCGATGGAACAGTCAAAATGGGCCTGCAGCAGAAGAAATGTACACATAGTTCTCATTCAGAGGATACCTCTATCGGTCTGAGCATTTCAGAGTGGTCAACGGGAACAAATACTGTGCGTCAGTATGCTAATTTATCAGGAAGCGATAGTTTGTCTGCAGTTTCGAATCATTCTACTGGAGCCAAGAGTGAGAAATCCAATCACACAAAATCAAGCGTTAGTTCGATTAATAAATCAACGGAGAGTCTCAATGAAAAGAGCGGAAGTCTCTCTGGGagtaagaataaattttcctgtgAAAATGCTTCAACAGAAGGAGCAAAGTATGAGGTATTTTCAAATTCAGAAATATCCTCCACGACCACAAAAAGCGATGATACTACACTAACTCTAACTGAAATGGCTCAATCGATTACAGAATGGTCTACGAGCAGTAGTAAGACCCTTGTAGCTCAAGTTGACTATCCGGATTATGGAGGAGAATACAAGGTTGATAAGAAAACTCTCTCAATTGAGTACATGCCCCTTAAACCGCCAAAGGTGGTGAAGAAACAATCACCGCCCAATGAAGAGAAAGAAGCAAAGAAAGTCAAAAAGACTTCATCAAATGAGAGTCCTCCTGAGGATCGCCCTCAAAGGGTTAGCTATCCACCCCCGAGAATTGTTGATATGGAAGCAAAACCCCAATTCCGTAAGCAAGTCGCAGAATCTTCTGTGGCATCCAAGAGAAAATCTCTCGAATTAATGTCTCAGCGATATCAGAGTCAGGATATTGCGTCTGAAAGTGAAAATCTCCCTCGTACCCTTGCACCGGTTGATGAACAACCCGAAGGTGGAGGTGGGATTAGGTCTCTCCTGACGCGTGAACCAAGTCCTTTTGACAAACCACTAATAAAGCATCACAGCTATGATGATAAAACCCTCTCAAAGAGCCAAATTCGCGAATATAAATCATCGAAGGTGAAGCAGAGTCGATCATTTCATGAGCATATGATTTCACCAGGTGAATTCCAAAAGATTGATGAAGAGAAACTCAGTTCATCGACAACAACGCACAACAGTGAGACAACGAGTACGGATAATTCTTCACCTATGCCATCACGTGCTGGGAAATTAATTCAGTGCGTACCGCACTATTCAAGTAGTTTGAGTTCAGACTCACCACCAATACAGCAATTGCAGAAGCCACCGAGGAAATCGTCCATTCCGCGAAATGCTACGCCAAAGAGCCCATCAAGTGGCAATGATACAGACAGTTCAGTGGATTTTCGTCAGCAGCAGGACCCGAAATTACGTACACGTGGCTATCGAAAGAGGAAGCAAGTGCCAGCTAAGAGAACTCGCTTGGATCGGGTGCCACTTGAGCAGCAGGAGAGTTCTGAGTGTTCAGAAGGATGTTTTCAGGAAGTTGATTCGGGAAGTTCGGATATGTCACGAAGGGAGTACTGTGAGCATGAGTATATTCAGTATGTCGAAGAAGAACCCGAACAGGGATTGCCTGAGGAGGAAGAAGAGGAAGATGTTAGGTACGAATCCTATCCTGGACCATCTTTTTCAGCGCGCTTTGAGAGTCTCGATATGACTGAGGGGAATGTGGATGAAATGGGTTTTCCGAAGTATGATCGTTTGGGGCACATTACGAAGCCAATGTATCGTCAACAGGAGACCCCATCGCCATCATCAATGCCCCCAATTAAGCCACAACGACAGAGGAAGCGTGGACTAAAGCGTGAAGATTCCACAGCTGTTGCTTCAACATCAGCTGAATCATTAACAAATCGTCGTCGACCGGACTACATAACAGAGGGTAGTCAAGAGATGTCCTTCCCTGAGGATATTTTCTATTCCAGCGAATATGGTGGAATAGAATATGCTGGATTTTCTACCCAAATACACGTGCAACGAAAAGTTGAACTGCCATACCCGGACTTTTTGTCCGATCAGGAAGAAATTCTCGATTATCCGCACATTCAGTTGCCCACAAATCAATCTGGAGAGTCTGAAAAGAGTTTCGATGAATCGGAATTTGATATTAGGACCGTTCCTCCGCCAATGTTTCTTGGTGAATCCGAGGAGTTGAGTGACAATTaa